A DNA window from Lepidochelys kempii isolate rLepKem1 chromosome 9, rLepKem1.hap2, whole genome shotgun sequence contains the following coding sequences:
- the CLDN16 gene encoding claudin-16 isoform X1, producing MRYLLQYVACFFAFFSAGFLIAATWTDCWMVNADDSLEVSTKCRGLWWECVTNVFDGIQTCDDYDSIFAEHPLKLVLTRAMMITADILAGFGFAFLLLGLDCVKFLTDEPTIKLRICLVSGVTLLIAGFPGLIGSVWYALGVYMERSSLILHNVFLGIQYKFGWSCWLGMAGSLGCFLSGAVLTCCVYLFRDVGSGRFYSSNSLRKMYSPAGTTVANTYYPSSQTATAKMYAMDTRV from the exons ATGAGGTATCTTCTCCAATATGTCGCGTGTTTCTTCGCCTTCTTCTCTGCTGGGTTTTTGATAGCAGCCACCTGGACAGACTGTTGGATGGTGAATGCTGACGACTCACTGGAG GTGAGTACGAAGTGCCGTGGCCTGTGGTGGGAATGTGTCACCAACGTGTTCGATGGGATTCAGACCTGTGATGACTATGACTCTATATTTGCTGAGCACCCCT TGAAgctggtgctgaccagagccatgATGATCACAGCAGACATCCTGGCGGGGTTTGGATTCGCTTTCCTGCTCCTGGGACTTGACTGTGTCAAATTCCTCACGGACGAGCCCACCATCAAGCTGCGCATCTGTCTCGTGTCTGGAGTTACGTTGCTCATAGCAG GCTTCCCAGGCCTTATCGGCTCAGTATGGTATGCCCTTGGGGTGTACATGGAGCGCTCCTCCCTGATTTTGCACAATGTGTTTCTGGGCATCCAGTATAAGTTTGGCTGGTCTTGTTGGCTCGGAATGGCTgggtccctgggctgcttcttatCTGGGGCTGTGCTCACCTGCTGCGTGTATCTCTTCCGAG ATGTTGGCTCTGGGAGGTTCTACTCCTCTAATTCCTTGAGGAAGATGTATTCCCCCGCTGGAACAACTGTGGCAAACACATACTATCCATCGTCTCAGACAGCGACTGCCAAAATGTACGCAATGGACACCAGAGTGTGA
- the CLDN16 gene encoding claudin-16 isoform X2: protein MLQKKLSRGTSSLSGFSQVSTKCRGLWWECVTNVFDGIQTCDDYDSIFAEHPLKLVLTRAMMITADILAGFGFAFLLLGLDCVKFLTDEPTIKLRICLVSGVTLLIAGFPGLIGSVWYALGVYMERSSLILHNVFLGIQYKFGWSCWLGMAGSLGCFLSGAVLTCCVYLFRDVGSGRFYSSNSLRKMYSPAGTTVANTYYPSSQTATAKMYAMDTRV from the exons ATGCTTCAGAAAAAGCTCTCTCGGGGGACGTCATCCCTCTCTGGTTTCAGCCAG GTGAGTACGAAGTGCCGTGGCCTGTGGTGGGAATGTGTCACCAACGTGTTCGATGGGATTCAGACCTGTGATGACTATGACTCTATATTTGCTGAGCACCCCT TGAAgctggtgctgaccagagccatgATGATCACAGCAGACATCCTGGCGGGGTTTGGATTCGCTTTCCTGCTCCTGGGACTTGACTGTGTCAAATTCCTCACGGACGAGCCCACCATCAAGCTGCGCATCTGTCTCGTGTCTGGAGTTACGTTGCTCATAGCAG GCTTCCCAGGCCTTATCGGCTCAGTATGGTATGCCCTTGGGGTGTACATGGAGCGCTCCTCCCTGATTTTGCACAATGTGTTTCTGGGCATCCAGTATAAGTTTGGCTGGTCTTGTTGGCTCGGAATGGCTgggtccctgggctgcttcttatCTGGGGCTGTGCTCACCTGCTGCGTGTATCTCTTCCGAG ATGTTGGCTCTGGGAGGTTCTACTCCTCTAATTCCTTGAGGAAGATGTATTCCCCCGCTGGAACAACTGTGGCAAACACATACTATCCATCGTCTCAGACAGCGACTGCCAAAATGTACGCAATGGACACCAGAGTGTGA